A single region of the Vibrio cyclitrophicus genome encodes:
- the lrp gene encoding leucine-responsive transcriptional regulator Lrp, whose translation MADNYKKPSKELDRIDRNILNELQKDGRISNVELSKRVGLSPTPCLERVRRLERQGYITGYTALLNPQYLDASLLVFVEITLNRGAPDVFEQFNTAVQKLDDIQECHLVSGDFDYLLKTRVSDMGAYRKLLGDTLLRLPGVNDTRTYVVMEEVKQTNQLVIKTR comes from the coding sequence ATGGCAGACAATTATAAGAAGCCGTCCAAGGAACTAGATCGTATTGACCGCAACATTCTTAATGAGTTGCAAAAAGACGGTCGTATCTCAAACGTTGAACTCTCAAAACGAGTAGGACTTTCTCCAACTCCATGTCTTGAACGTGTTCGTCGTTTAGAACGTCAAGGTTACATTACTGGGTACACAGCGTTGCTGAACCCACAGTACCTTGATGCTTCACTTTTAGTGTTTGTTGAAATTACGTTGAACCGTGGTGCGCCAGATGTGTTCGAACAATTCAACACCGCTGTGCAGAAACTGGATGACATCCAAGAGTGTCATTTAGTGTCGGGTGATTTTGACTATCTTCTAAAAACACGTGTATCTGATATGGGTGCTTACCGTAAGCTACTGGGTGATACGTTACTGCGTCTACCAGGCGTAAACGACACTCGTACTTACGTTGTAATGGAAGAAGTGAAACAAACTAATCAACTTGTGATTAAAACTCGTTAA